The DNA segment CTGAGCCTGGGGAGTTGCTAAAGATCGCACCTACATTACTTAAAGGAAATAGGAAGATAGACCTTCCTTGGTCTGAATCAGATGTTGCCACAGGTGTTGTggcaggtgttgccaacacttcCTCTGCCACTGCTGTTTTTGTACCCCCATCTGCTGCTCAAGATATTGATCCGAACTTTATTCAAGCTCAACAGCtgcatgctgagcagaagattACCCAAGCGAAAGCTGATCTCGCCTATTACGAAGGGATGAAGGCTCACTATGAGTCCCTATTAAGTGGAGctggcccttctgaacaaaaaaGGGGAGAAGGAAGTGAAGCAGAAGAAGAAGCTGATGCCTCATCTGAGAGCAATCAATTCTAGTTTGTTTATAGTTTGTTTATTATGGTTTTGCTAGTATcgtttttttagtttttgtgtTTTGCTCTGATCCTAATCAAAATTGTTCTTTTGTGTTGTCCGCTCTGATATGAATTCTTGTTTCTGTTTCTCTTTGCACTTATGTTTTCTGATTTGAAGTGTCAtagctagatgttgccaacatttcgtgacaacacctctgcttatacttagggggagaatctattcagggggagttttgattaagggggagtttaGTTGATCTGTTTGTGAAGTAAATGTGTTTtatccagaaaggcaaaaagtgagagattgaaaggaatattttattccttaaaatcatcctattttgaaaagattttatttaatattttttgtctttcttggacatgaagtactagtatttaagttatttatttccttgaataacttggtttgagattttgatatGCTTATTATAATATCTTATCTAATATATCGTTTTCAtattgtgtagatttgatatgaacaAATCTAGAGAATCTTATGTCTACAAGAAAACATCTACAAGGAAGGATTCTAGTCTATATATTGGAGATAGTCAAATCAATAAAGTCAGACCGATACATAGAGAGACCGAGAGAGATTTGTGAGCTTTAGACGTACGTTAAGGAAGATCTACTGAAGCTTAGTTGGGGTCGTGTTGTTACTTGTTGCCGTGAATAATTGGAGAGCACTCGAAGATTAAAGATCAAAGAGTGTTTTGTGTCTACAAGTTTTGACATCAAGAGTTTTTCTCCTTATTtcgttttatttattctatttcatatagaatgttttaggagaacttttacaatttattttctcacttgttttgagaaattgaattttacaatgatcactagttttagggtttgtaaaattctttgaaagttttctagtaaagttttgccctgaggcgctgcaagagtattttatacgcttacttaaattatttgagtctatttatttggttgcttgtttatttttttacgtttttattatattccgctgcaaattactcaaggtgttattgtaggtgttgtcaacaccttgtgacaacacctcaaactgtttatgtgcaaccactTTTACCTTACACGTTTCATATGTTGTAAAGAAATAAAGAAATCTGGGAGAAGTAAGATTAGATCGGACTGCTGAAATTAAATCACCAATCGGTCCAAGATGTTCCACTGACCCATTCAAAGCTTGAACCACAGCTAAGGAGTCTGAGAAGATACATACACTAGCAAAATTATGTAGCACGCAAAATTCCAAACCAGATTTAATAGCAACCAATTCCGCAGATTTTACATAATTTATGTTTCTGATAACAGAGGCTTTAACACCAAGAATTCTACCATTACAGTCCCTGATCACAATCCCCACGCTATATAATTGCCGACTTCGATCAAAAGCTGCATCAACATCCAAACGCAACAGAGAAAAAACCCAATCAATCTTGATAGGTCGACACGGGTAACTATCTTCATGTCTGCGTTTACACTCCTCGTTCCATACTGCCCAAACCATCATTGTGAATAGCTCCACATCTTCTTTATTCATTGTTTCCATGATCGCCCAGCCACAAGATATAAAAGATTCCCGCTGTAACTTTTTCAAAATGAACCAAAAGTCTGATAGTTTCCATAGAAAAACAAAAGTACTagcataattttttaatataaaaattaaactaTTTGTATTTAGTGATAGACGGTGTTTGACTGAACTTATAAGTTCTacaaaacagcttataagctgttttggagcttataagctcttaaattttgtttggtaaattttttttcaaacagtTTATTTATAAGCTGTCagaataagttgtttgacaacttataagttatttttaaaaaaatttgaaaaaaatattatgttaacATTCTATCTTTTCaaaatatccttgaatattttcataaattctcgtcatatcctccacccattaaatattaaatattattttaaaaaaatttccaaatcacataaaatttcctaaattaaaatattaaaatagttttattttttaatatatatttatactaaaactattttcgtatatATACATCGAAACATTATCTTTATAACATTATACcctttttgataattttgaccATAAAAAGACcatataataccaaacatatcaatatctttaagttgtttaaaataagtttacccaaacactttaacagcttatttttaaaataagttctggCAGCTTATAAGCTCATAAAACAGTTTTTAAGCTCTagaagcttataagctctttttaataagtttagccacAAGATATAAAAGATTTCCGCTGTAACTTTTTCAAAATGAACCAAAAGTCTGATAGTTTCCATAGAATAACAAAAATACTggcataattttttaatataaaaaataaactaTTTGTATTTAGTTATAGTCCGAAGTTAATGAAACCAACTAGGTTCATCAAGAATTTTACCTACAGCGGCGATGCCTTTAGCATGCATCTAAAATGAGGCATTTATTCTCGCATATATTCATTTATAAACccaataaataaagataaatgTTCACTTTAGATCCCTCACCCCAAAATCCCGAAGGTATCAAAACACCTATCTGATATCATTCCCAGGACCCCGAGCATCGGAAGAGCTAGACTGCTAGACGAGAAATGCCCCAACGCCCTCTCGTTTGTTTGATCATGTTTTCAGGCCGTTTTCGGAGGCAAAAGTAATGGGAACAAAGCTTAcctcaatcaaaactcaattataatcTTCATCTATCACTCGATATTAGTTAGTAGCAACACATGGATCATCTTATTTGTAGCACCATTTTGGGGCCATATGTCCAAAAACTTGGCTCTAGAACGTTAGGATGTTCGAGTCTTGGAGAAGAAAGAGGAAGAGGATCACGCCAGTGATACAACGACCCGAATAACAAAGCTCATCACCGCCATCGGAGACAAGGTGCTTGGGAGTGAACCAGGAGAGAGAGGCTGGTGCATAGGTCAAACGGGGATGCACAACACGAGTGTGGTGAGGAAGCTAAACTCATATATTACTTGTATTGTCAATCAGATTGCGCGTAGATAGAAGAATCTGATAAATTTGAACTATAAATTCTTGGTACAAAACCTACTCAAACTATGTCGGCAATTTCCAAATTCATGTATTCCAAAGGTaacaaactcaagaacacagtACAAAAAGTCATCACACAAGGATAACTGCTACCCTCTAAGGCAGAAGTTAAAACATGTACTACCGATTAATATACACCGACGGGGACAGGTTCTGAACTTTATACTATTCCTTTCTACAGTTATACTCCATAAGACAAAAGGGCTTTGAGAGCTAAAGCTTACAATAAGAGAAGGGAAAAATAATGACTAAAAAACAGAAACAGAAGAGAACCCAGATTATCTTTAATGGTCACTTCTTGCAATCTGACAAATGTAAGTTCCACCTTAAGGTGCTTCAAGGTGATAGGTACACAAGACTAGTTTACAAGTCTCTCGAAGGAAATATTCTTGTCGAAGATGTCTCTCCTACGGAGACGGATGCCAGGGACGATGCCCAAACCCGAGCATTCCTAGCTCCTTCATGGAAGTTCCTAGTTTTGCATACCTTTAACTTGCTCCAAATTCTCTTCACGTCAATCAAATGGAACACACGCCCTAAAAGTTGCCTCGATTCTCCGAAAATTCCCAAATTTAAGTGAGGAATGCATGCGACCCACAGTTCGGTGACACGAGATATAATCTCTGGAAAGAAATAAAGGATAGCCCTTGACAAGACAAATAGTACAGAAAGTACAAGATACAATTCCCTCCATATTATTTCCGTTAATGACACTCCATTCCAGGGCTTTAAAATTTTCTGATCACTCACTGGGCTGCATGAGTTATCTTCAAGCATATCCACTACTGGATCGAGTCcttcagaaaataaaaataaattagaaattaGAAGAGACAAACAGTATTTTTTAATCCCAAAACTCgtaagaaatattttatgacaTAGAACTAACTGTACTCGTATTACTGAAAAAAAGATTGTACGAAAGAGTCAAAGGGACAAAACAAACACAAGGCCGTTGAGAAAAAAAAGAATGCAAGTCTTGACATCTTTGCAAGACTCATAGGTTCCACCCGTGCCCTTTTGACACACCAACAGATGAAGGCGCACCGTGCACGTAAATGAATCTTAAGCACACAAAAATGAACATttcaaaaaatcaataaaacCCAAGTACCCAACAATTATAGATAATTATATAACATGCTGAAGAAAAGCTACTGATGAAGACCTCGATAATGAATATAACTTAACATCAGCAGATCAATTAAATGCATCATAACTCATAATAGCCGTAAAAAATTTCAGGAGATGAGTATTTCAACTTAACAATTTCCAATGGTGCAGATAGACTAAGATTATTCATGCAATTTGTATTTCCGTAGAAGAGGGATTAGGGAAGTGTAAATGTGCAAGTGTAACTGTAACCATGCTGGATAGTTTTACCAGAACCTTGGGTCATAAGTATCACACATGACACAACAACTAGAAAATATGCTTTTACCAGGGGAGATACCTGTAGCTCTTTTGTAGAAATTGACAAGAGACGAGAGATCTTTTCGACCATGATACTTCCATCGCATGTTCTGATTCACTATAAGTAGCGAGGGTACACTGTGAACCCCATATCTAGAAAAAACACTGCACAAAATGCACAAGCAAGTTAAGCTTATGAAGGGTAGAGAATCAAATGTAGAGAACATGTTATAAACCTTCCACAGGTGTGCAAGTTTTAGTGGGCACTCAAGCAAGGCATGCACAAGTATGGTAAACGGTAAACATAAAAGACATTTCACTACTCAATGATGTCCACCCCTATTAAAAACTATTAGCCCTTCAACAAATTTGGGTCCCAAGAATATCTCAGAGGAGTTGAGCGCTATCGGTTCAAATTCCAAGTGAACAAAAAAGCACCAGATGTCACAAAGAAAGCGCCAGATGTAATGCATAGGAATTAACTAATAGTATCCTACGAGGTCACAACCTTTACTGTACATATCTGACAGCAGCAAAAAGAGAACTAAACCTAGGCCTTTTGCAAGTAGGCCAGGATGTCATGTTATTATCAGGATATAAGTACACAGATGCCATGATCTAATATGAACAATGCTCGTTCTATGATTGGTTCATGTCATAAGAAACCAGTAGTCTTTTTTTAAGGTGAGGGGGAGATGAAAGGACTAAGGAATCATCGTAAGGTAGAGTCACACACCTGGGAGCGGCTGAAGATTGTTCAACCATTAGGTGTTTAATCTGCGGATACATTGAACTGAGAGTAGAAAACTTTGACTGAAAGATGCTAGAGAAAGGACACCATGAAGCATAATACAGAACAGCAGTATATACATTCTTTTGAGTGGAGCTCATCACACTTTCAAGCAATTCTCCATCCACCTTCAATTGAAAATTAATGCATATGAAAGATAGGAACATAAAAATTAAGAATATCATTCAAAACTCTGCAAAACAGATATGCGGAAAAGCAAAATCTATCATGAGTTGAAACTCAACATTCACAATAACAAAACAATAGTGGTTGCAAGCATTCATCAGCATAACCCGGTATCATCACTAACAATGATCAGCAACAAAGATGTAAATCGAGAATGGACTATTAAAAATCACCATCAATATTGGCTATTCATTAAGTCATCTAtataacaagactaaaaaagtGAACAGGCATCTAAAGGTGCAGATTTGGTAATCTATTTGGCCAGATAAAAACTGACGGAGTATGTATCAGTATCTGAATGCAATGTACAGCTAGGTTAGCCTTCATCATGTTAAACTGTCTGCATATTTCAGTCAgggtatttaattttttatcttCTTCCATCTGATTTGTACATTTTTCCAAGTTTAAGGCACTGAATCGATTGTCAACATCTAGCATGGATCAAAAGTTTATGAAGCTTTCATAAATTTGATTACTTCCCATTAAAACTTTAATTTTTCTGGACCCTCCATTCATCTAACAAGACAGGAGTAATAACGTTGGAGTTTTTACATTGAACATGAAGAAGTGATGCTAACACTGACTAGAGCTATCCCATTACGTTCAACATCCAAAAGCAAGCCACAATTTAAGTAAAAATGTAAAAAGTTATCAGATGAAGCAGGCAAATTTAATAAAGAACTAACAGCAATTCACAAAGATGGTCTTTCTGGTATTGAAGTGACATGAGAATTTGAATTTTGCAATACAAGAGAAGAATTATTGCAGTGTTTCAGCTGTCAGTGCATTAATTTTACAGTAAGAATTATGTAAAAGTGTGCCTAAAATGACAAAAGGGATCAAACCATTATTAAATCAAATGACTGACTTCACTCGAGAAAATACATTCCTACTGCAACTTTCCGACAGAAAATGGACCATCTGCTCGATGGGAAGCTAAATGATAATTGTAAGGATTATATGGCACAAAATGCTTTGTTATGAAATGCAGGATAGACCAAAACACCACTTTGGCTGGTTAGATTCACTACAATCATTTAATTGATCAAAAAAggtataatttttttctttaagATAACACCCTTTTGAGGGAGCttaaatttgagtttttaaTGGGGGGGAGGAATTAAAGGCTGAAGTTTTATGTAGAGGGCATGTATAAGTCTAGTCATATTTTAAGTTTGTGATTCTCAGCTCctataaaacattttttttacatGTTGTGAGATACAACGAATTATGTCTTGGTACCATCAGTTCCGATTTACTTGAATACTCAACTCAATTGCTTCTCTCTGCGGTAGAGAGCTTTTGCTTCGGTTGAAATCGTCACTTGTTTGGCTTGCAAACCTCTATTGCTCTCATTCAAACAGATTTGGGATTTTCGGTCAAGTTTTATAGCAAAACTGACGCAAAAAAGACCGGCTGAGAGTGCTTTTCATCCGTAGACAGAGATTAGTGTTGTTAATTAAGACCAAATGATAACAATTGTAGAAATTAGAATTTAAAAATCCAAACTTTATTCATTGTTTTTGCTCGCAAATACAATCTAACTGTGTTAAGAGCCTATGATCAACAATGATCATGATGGTGCAGTCACCTCTATCATTTGGAATTTCGGAAAGGTGAGCATAACATTTTACCATTGTTCAAATGTTGTATTCACTTATTGTGGTAAGTCTTTTATGGTGCCTTTTATGACAATAACTACATAATCAACATCGAATAATGCCATGTGCAATGAAAAGTTTGTTACTTTCTTCCAGCTTATACGAGAGAATAGTCGGATATGGAGTATGGCCACATTATTTATTTCTCGTatgattaaataattttggtaGGATCTTGAATTTTGAGTCAAGGTTTGCAACCAGCGGTCAGTACTCAGTAGCGTGTGTtcatttattaatattaataatcgTTCAAATTTACATGTGGAGGAAAAAGATAACTTAactatttgaaataaataagcCGTTGGAAAATTGGAATATGataattaaaaaagaaaaagaaaaagaaaaatttaataACCTAACAGACATACATAAATTCTATTTCCTCTCTAGGTTGGGACACCATTCGCCACAGTCTTACTCTCAACAAGCAGGAATTGGCATAATGATATCCATAATAGTTACCCATTATTACAATTGTTGTTAATAAACACATTATTATTAAGCATAAATCAGCATATCTATGTATACTTGAGCATTGTATAATTGCCTATCTGGAGTAAAATTCATTTTAGCATCAAATCATCGACAAATCAGCGCATTGATGCATGAGTTAGAAATGAATTGATTGCCATTTATTAAATtgattccattttttttttgtgggacAACAGTTATTAATCAGTTTAcgaaaatttaaattatgatAAAATTGGCGATCACGCAACAGACCAATACAGCTTGGTGTTTCAAACAAATATTGAACTGTTGCCTAGTTAATATTAATATGTACATACTTTAATACACCTTGGTTATCAACATAAAACCGCCGCCAAGTACTTCTCATGAAAGAAGCCATTTGGTAGTTGTCAGTtgaaaaatcattcaaatttcaCATGACATCTTTTCTAGGCATTACAAAAAAGGAAGGAAAGCAAGTAAAAAAAGGACAACACGATCAAGAATCCTACACTTGGGTCAAAGTTTGTCGAAATATATTTCTGCCAAACAAAGAAATGGCCAAAACCTCATCATAATGAAACATTTAAGCTCGAGCAGCTGTTAGAGAAAAGAAACAAGCTTTAGCAGAATTACCCATCTAGGTATCCATCCCAGCTTAAAGAAGACAAATTATGGAGCATAGAAAACAGAATACCGAAAATACAAGCAATTCTtggaaacaaaaaataaaaataaaacaaatctgTAAGAAGCATAAAATGTATAATCAAATCATAAATCACATCTTGCGCAATTTAAAGTAGCATGATATAGCCAAAATTAGAACCAAATAATCACCTGGATCGCAGAGAAACACAAAGGGGTGGAAAACGGGCACTGGGAATTCAGATCGTGAAGAAAGGTTTTGAATTCACGAGGGTGACAAGTAGTCAGGGACGCCGACGACCCCGAAGCGGCCAATATACAGACGAATATACAGGCGAATTTTCTGATCGGAACCTCCATAGAGAAAATCAAGAATATCTCCTGATAATTTGGGAGCAAAAATCAGAAATCTGACCAAGAAAAAACAAGAAAAGGAACCTAGCGGGCTCAATCGATGCTCTCCCCTTTTCAGCTCAGAGAGGGATATGGAAGAAGAATGTTGGGATTTTACTATTCCTCTCTCTtatctatattatatatcatatcatatcatggaGTTTCATCGACCAACCGCCCTCCACAGTgaatttcttttttctttttcttttttttttttaatacattgtGCGCATCGCACTATGGTTATTATCAAGAATCAAACCACAATAAccatattcttcttcttctctatTTCTCAAAATGTTATATGTAaaagttcttttttttttcttttaaaaatttttttgtaccatcttttaaaaatttgtaagaGTTTAGGGAAAATTGGTTTTTTTTGCCCATAAATATTCGTATCTATCTGATTTTTATCCTCTAcgttataaaattttaattttagtcatgtaactttctttattttttgtgattttaattatttttcatcgATATTGCTGATATGATACTATATACGTCAACATCAGATCAACACTGCATTGATGTCACAGCTCCATGtataaaaaaagaattaaaattgcttgaaaaaagacaagaaaactgaaatttattaatatagaagattaaaatcacaaagaaacaaacatgagaacaaaaataataattttctttTAAAATAATAACTCAAAATTTCTTGCATCTAAACACAACAAGAAACAAAATGATATATTCCTAATTCATGAAAGCGTATACAAGGAAATCATGGTACCATTGGCAATCTTTGATTGGCCAAAAACTCCAAATAAATCTAGCATAACTCGAGAGAATTTAGGGAGCGTTTGtaaatatctaaaaaaaaaagtatttatggatttttttttaacaaaatttttatacATATGTAGTTTTGCATATGTAATCGACTTGTGTATATTCCAATACAAAGAATTGAATCAAACCCCAGTTGTTTGAACTAGACGTATTTGTTCTATCAATTGAGTATAATAACGATAATTTTCTTCAGCGTCGTCTTTTTTAAATTTGACTCTTTGTTCATCATCACGTAATTTGAACAAATAATAATCTGCACTTGTGATTTCACGAATGAACATATCATCAATTGTGATAAGCCGAGGCAAATTTCTTTTTCCCACGAGGGTATGGGTATCTTCCTCTGCTGGATCGCTACAAATTAATTCAATTTGTATATCATTAATCGGTTGATGCTACCACACCTAGCTAGAGCTAACTCGCACATTATATTTATACTTTCCTtaccataaatttaaataatatatttaagaattactcgaaatcacaattaaatcatCGATAGGagaattattaatatatactaGCAACCGATATACTCATGTACACGCTCTGCATGTatgtaaataatttaatatctagttaaaattataataaatataaaattttaatattttacaaatAATATGTCGCTATTAAAGAAAAGTACAAtgaaattaattgaaatgaatctTCAAAGCATCTTTAATGGGCGAGGAAGCCCAGCGAGGAAGTGGGCTTCCTCTCCCCAATTGCTCCTCGCCCCTCAAGGGGCGAGGACATAGCACGAGGAAAACTCCTCGTGCGATGATGCAGGCGGGATCCGCGCGGTGACCTGCCTGCaatcttgttttttttaaaaaaaattatttttttattttgtttttaaaacttGAAATTGATCCAATGGTCAGATTAATCTGGTCCGTTGGAGATCCAACGGTCCAGATTAATCTGGccctttaaattataaaaaataatcttacaaattataaaattattgataaaaaaattaatctgaTTTGgacaataatttattttgttgttgataatttgttttaattatttgtaatttttaaaatttcttaatttcttgtatttattaattttttgtaatattaaaattttaattatgtgtaattttaattttttttaattgtaaaaatttattttgtgtttaaatAATAATAGAACATGCTCTTAATTTTAGTAAGACATAGATAGTGAGTGATTTTTGATAGTAGGAGTGACAAATGCAAGTATGCAactatatttttatcattttaccCAATAATTTATATAAAGTACAATGTATGTTTGAGggttaaaattataaatttatattgatTTCATCAAACACACCAAAGTAGTTTCTAAATGAGTTTCAacctttatataataataataataataataataataataataataataataataataataataaagatatATTACAAAATAAGAATCCACAGACATTATCAAGAAACAAAATTAGGAGCAACATCAACCAAGAAATTATTATGACAACTAAT comes from the Henckelia pumila isolate YLH828 chromosome 1, ASM3356847v2, whole genome shotgun sequence genome and includes:
- the LOC140885578 gene encoding 5'-adenylylsulfate reductase-like 5, with product MEVPIRKFACIFVCILAASGSSASLTTCHPREFKTFLHDLNSQCPFSTPLCFSAIQVDGELLESVMSSTQKNVYTAVLYYASWCPFSSIFQSKFSTLSSMYPQIKHLMVEQSSAAPSVFSRYGVHSVPSLLIVNQNMRWKYHGRKDLSSLVNFYKRATGLDPVVDMLEDNSCSPVSDQKILKPWNGVSLTEIIWRELYLVLSVLFVLSRAILYFFPEIISRVTELWVACIPHLNLGIFGESRQLLGRVFHLIDVKRIWSKLKVCKTRNFHEGARNARVWASSLASVSVGETSSTRIFPSRDL